The sequence ATCGCCGGCGGCGACCTGTCGCGCAAGATCACCGTGGACGTCCGCGGCGAGATCCTTCAGCTCAAGGACACGCTGAACACGATGGTCGACCAGCTCAACCGCTTCGCGGGCGAGGTGACGCGCGTGGCGCGCGAGGTCGGCACCGAAGGCCGGCTCGGCGGTCAGGCCAACGTGCCCGGCGTCGCCGGCACCTGGAAGGACCTCACCGACAGCGTCAACTCGATGGCGGGCAACCTCACCGCCCAGGTCCGCAACATCGCCGAAGTGACCACCGCCGTGGCGCGGGGCGACTTGTCCCGCAAGATCACCGTGGACGTGAAGGGCGAGATCCTCGAGCTCAAGAACACCATCAACACGATGGTCGACCAGCTCAACGGCTTCGCCGGCGAAGTGACGCGCGTGGCGCGCGAGGTCGGCACCGAAGGCAAGCTCGGCGGCCAGGCCGAGGTGCCCGGCGTTGCCGGCACCTGGAAGGACCTCACCGACAACGTCAACTTCATGGCCTCGAACCTGACTGCGCAGGTCCGCAACATCGCCGAGGTCGCAACCGCGATCGCCGGCGGCGACCTGTCGAAGAAGATCACCGTGGACGTGCGCGGCGAGATCCTGCTGCTCAAGGACACCTTGAACACCATGGTCGAGCAGCTCCGCTCCTTCGCCGCCGAAGTAACGCGCGTCGCGCGCGAGGTCGGCACCGAAGGCCGGCTCGGCGGTCAGGCCGTGGTGCCCGGCGTCGGCGGCACCTGGAAGGACCTCACCGACAACGTCAACCTGCTGGCCGCGAACCTCACCACGCAGGTCCGCAACATCGCCGAAGTGACGACCGCCGTCGCGCGCGGCGACTTGTCCCGCAAGATCACCGTCGACGTGAAGGGAGAAATCCTCGAGCTCAAGAACACCATCAACACCATGGTCGACCAGCTCAACGCGTTTGCCGGCGAGGTCACGCGCGTCGCCCGCGAGGTCGGCACCGAAGGCAAGCTCGGTGGTCAGGCCCAGGTGCCCGGCGTCGCCGGCACCTGGAAGGACCTCACCGACACCGTCAACTTCATGGCGGCGAACCTGACCGAGCAGGTCCGCGGCATCGTCAAGGTCGTGACCGCGGTCGCCAACGGCGATCTCAAGCAGAATCTCACCGTGAAATCGAAGGGCGAGGTCGCGGCGCTCGCCGACACCATCAACAACATGACCGAGACGCTCGCGACCTTCGCCGACCAGGTGACGTCGGTGGCGCGCGAGGTCGGCGTCGAAGGCCGGCTCGGCGGCCAGGCCAACGTGCCGGGCGCTGCCGGCACGTGGAAGGACCTCACCGGAAACGTCAATCTGCTCGCGGCCAACCTCACCTCGCAGGTGCGTGCGATCGCGGAAGTCGCGACCGCCGTGACCAAGGGCGACCTGACGCGATCGATCCAGGTCGACGCCCGCGGCGAGGTGGCCGAGCTGAAGGACAACATCAACACGATGATCACGAACCTCCGTCTCACGACCGACGTGAACACGGAGCAGGATTGGCTGAAGACCAACCTCGCCAAGTTCACCAACATGCTCCAGGGCCAGCGCGACCTCGCCACCGTCGGCCGGCTGCTGCTGACCGAGCTGTCGCCGCTGGTCAACGCCCATACCGGCGTGATCTACCAGGTCGAGAACGAGGACAACCCGCAGCTCCTGCTGCTTGCCTCCTACGCCAGCGACGGCGTCTATCCGTTTCAGCGCGTGCTCCAATTCGGCGAAGGCCTGATCGGCCAGTGCGCCCTCGACAAGCGGCCGCGCGTGGTCGCCGACATTCCGTCCGATGTCGTGCCGATCAACTCGGCATTGTTCCGCGTCGCCCCGAAGAATCTCGTGGTGCTGCCGGTGCTGTTCGAAGGCCAGGTCAAGGCTGTGATCGAGCTCGCCTCGCTCGTCTCGTTCACGACCTCGCAGATGACATTCCTGGAGCAGCTCACCGACTCCATCGGCATCGTGCTCAATTCGATCGAGGCGACGATGCAGACCGAAGGCCTGCTCAAGCAATCGCAGCAGCTCGCCGGCGAGCTCCAGACCCAGCAGCGTGAATTGCAGCAGACCAACGACCAGCTCGAGCAGAAGGCGCAGCAGCTCGCCGAGCGCAACGTCGAGGTCGAGCGCAAGAACCAGGAGATCGAACAGGCCCGCCGCGCGCTGGAGGAAAAGGCGACCGAACTGGCGCTGACCTCGAAGTACAAGTCCGAATTCCTCGCCAACATGAGTCACGAGCTGCGGACGCCGCTGAACTCGATCCTGATCCTGGGGCAGCAGCTGACCGACAACCCCGACGGCAACCTCTCGGCCAAGCAGGTCGAATTCGCCCGCACCATCCACGGCGCCGGTACCGACCTGCTCAACCTCATCAGCGACATTCTCGACCTCTCCAAGATCGAATCCGGCACGGTGACGGTCGACGCCGAGGAGATCCTGACCGCGAACCTGCTCGAGACCGTCGGGCGGCCGTTCCGGCACGAGGCCGAGAACCGCAATTTGTCGTTCAAGATCGACGTCGATCCGAACCTTGCCCGCAGCATCGTCACCGATTCCAAGCGCCTGCAGCAGGTCCTGAAGAACCTGCTCTCCAACGCCTTCAAGTTCACCGCCGAAGGCGAGGTGCGCCTGAAGGTCTCCGCCGCGGTCGGCGGCTGGGGCACCGATCACCCGGTGCTGAACTCCGCGCCGGCGGTGATCGCGTTCGAAGTCTCCGACACCGGCATCGGTATTCCGCTAGAGAAGCAGAAGCTGATTTTCGAGGCGTTCCAGCAGGCCGATGCCGGCACCAGCCGCAAATATGGCGGCACCGGCCTTGGTCTTGCCATCAGCCGCGAGCTCGCTAGCCTCCTCGGCGGCGAAATCCATCTGCGCAGCGCGCCCGGCAAGGGCTCGTCCTTCACGCTCTATCTGCCGCTGAAATATTCCGGCCCAACCTTGGCGCCGCGCGCGCCGGCGTCGCAAGCCTACAGCCAGCCGCCCGCGCTGCAGCCGTCCGCGCCCGAACAGCAGCGCGTCATCGAGCAATTGCCCGACGACCGGCTCAACCTCGAACCCGGCGACACCATCCTGCTGATCGTCGAGGACGATCCGCATTATGCGCGCGTGCTGGTCGATCTCGCCCGCGACAAGGGGTTCAAGGTCCTGGTCGCAGCGCGCGGCGCCGAGGCGCTGGAGCTTGCCAAGCAATATCAGCCGCGGGCGGTCTCGCTCGACGTATTCCTGCCCGACATGCTCGGCTGGACCGTGTTGAGCCAGCTCAAGCACAATCCGCTGACCCGCCACATTCCCGTGCAGATCATCACGCTCGACGAGGACCGCCAGCACGCGCTGGCCCGCGGCGCCTTCTCCTTCGTCAACAAGCCGACCACGACCGAAGGCGTGGCGGCGGCGCTGACGCAGATCAAGGAATATGCGCAGCCGCGGCGCAAGCGGCTGCTGATCGTCGAGGACAACGAGGCCGAGCAGCTCTCGATCCGCGAACTGCTGCATCACGACGACATCGAGATCGTGGCGACCGGCACCGGCGCTGGCGCGCTCTCGACGCTGCGCGAGGCGCCCTGCGATTGCGTCGTGCTCGACCTCCGCCTGCCCGACATGACCGGCTTCGAGGTGCTGGACCAGATCCGCAAGGACGAGGCGCTGTCGAACATCCCGGTCGTGGTCTTCACCGGCCGCGAGCTTTCGGCCGAGGAGGACGCGGAACTCCACACCATGGCCCGCAGCATCGTGGTGAAGGGCGTGGAATCGCCGGAACGGCTGCTCGACGAGACCGCCTTGTTCCTGCACCGCGTGATCACGGAACTGCCGGTCGAAAAGCAGCGCATGCTGGAGAAGCTCAACAGTTCCGACGAGGATTTGATCGGCAAGACGGCCCTGCTCGTGGACGACGACGCCCGCAACATCTTCGCGCTATCGAGCGTGCTGGAACGGCGCGGCATGAAGGTGCTGACGGCCACCACCGGCAGCGAGGCGGTGACGCTGGTCGAATCCAACCCGGAAATCGCCATCGTGCTGATGGACATCATGATGCCGCAGATGGATGGCTATCAGACCATCGGCGTCATTCGCGAAAACCCGGCCTTCGCCCGGCTTCCGATCATCGCGCTGACCGCCAAGGCAATGAAGGGCGATCGGGAGAAATGCCTGGAAGCCGGTGCGTCCGACTACCTCGCCAAACCCGTCAACACCGATCAATTGCTGCTTGCAATCCGCATGTGGCTGCACCGCTGAGTTGGATCCGCGAATGGACCAGGAAAAGGTCAATATCCTCCTCGTCGACGACCAGCCGGCCAAGCTGCTCGCCTATGAGGTGATCTTGAAGGATCTCGGCGAGAACCTCGTGATCGCCTCGTCCGGTCGCGAGGCGCTGGAGGTGCTGCTCAAGACCGAGGTCGCGGTGATCCTGGTCGACGTCTGCATGCCCGAGCTCGACGGCTTCGAGCTTGCCGCGATGATCCGCGAGCATCCGCGGTTCCAGAAGACCGCGATGATTTTCATCTCGGCGATTCAAGTCAGCGACATCGACCGCCTGCGCGGCTACGAGATGGGCGCGGTCGACTACGTGCCGGTGCCGGTGGTGCCGGAGGTGCTGCGCGCCAAAGTCAAGGTGTTTGCCGAGCTCTACCGCAAGACCCGCGAGCTCGAACGGCTGAATCAGGATCTCGAGGACCGCGTTCGCGCCCGCACCGCCGAGCTGGAGAATTCGACCGCCAAGCTGCGCGAGAGCGAAGAGCGGCGCAGCATGGCGATCGCGGCCGGCAAGATGGGATCGTGGGACTGGGACTGGATCACCGGCGACTGGATGTGGGACGAAGGGCAGTACCGCATCTTTGGCGTCAGCCCGGATAGCTTCGAAGTCAATCCGGCCAACGTTCAGGCGCTGCTGCATCCCGACGACATCGATCAGCTGCGCAAGGCCGTCGCCGAATTCAACAAGGGCACGCGCGCCTATGAGACGGAGTTCCGCATCGTGCGGCCCGATGGCGACGTGCGCTGGTGCGTCGGCACGGCCGCCGCCACGGCCGACAATAGCGGCCGCGTCGTGCGCGTGAGCGGCGTCACCGTCGACATCACCGAACGCAAGCGCGCCGAGGAGCGGCAAAATCTGCTTGCGCGGGAGGTCGATCATCGCGCCAAGAACGCGCTGGCGCTGGCGCAGTCGATCGTGCGGCTGACCCGTGCCGACGAGGTCAAGGCCTATGTCAACGCCGTCGAGGGCCGCATCAATGCGCTGGCGCGCGTGCACACGATCCTGTCGCTGTCGAGCTGGCAGGGCGCCGAGCTCTCCAGGCTGATCGACGAGGAGCTCGCGCCCTACTCGCTCGGCGGCCAGATCAAGCTGGCAGGTCCGGAGGTTCAGCTGGTGCCGGCGACCGCACAGACGCTGGCACTGGCGCTGCACGAGCTCCTCACCAACTCGGCAAAGTATGGCGCGCTGTCGACCCGGTCGGGCCGGCTCGCGATCGGCTGGCAGGTCGAAGACGACCTGCTCACGCTGACCTGGGAGGAATCTGGCGGCCCGCTGGTCAGGACGCCGAAATCGCGCGGCTTCGGCACGCGGAGCCTGCTCGCGAGCGTCGAGTCCCAGCTCGGCGGACAGGCGCAATTCGACTGGCGCTCCGAGGGCCTGCTGTGCCGTCTCGAGGTGCCGCTGATACGCAAGCCTGCGGCAACAACCGTATCAGGCAAATTTGAAGCAGCCGGCACCGCCGAATTGCAGCGCGCATCCGGTTAGCCGGACGCCGCGCTCGTCCTGCGCTGCGCCATTCGCGGCTCGCGCGCGATACGCCCTTCGAGCCAGGCTTCCGTTCGGGCGAGATCGCGCAGCGCCTTGGCATAGCGGCGGGCCGCGCTTCGCTCGGCGCCGCGCGGAAGCTTGCGCGCCTTGCGCAGCATGTCCGCAGCCGCGTTGCGATAGGCCAGCGAGCGGTAAAGAAAGACTACTTTGCCCATGTCGAACGTCCCGTGTTGATGGCGCTCATTCTCGCAAGCCCGGCATGAACGTCCGATGAAGTGCGCCATGAAATTTATTCACCCGGATGGAACCTTCGATCCTCGCCCGCGTTTGCCTGCCAGATCGGGACGCGGTTCCATGCGCACGAAAAAGTCGTCGGATCTGATCTCTCCCACCGGCCTTATCAAGCTGATGACGCATGCAATGATGGGCGCGGCCCTCGGGCTCGCCTTCAGTCTCGCCCTCATCCTGTCCAATCCAGCCGTCGCCAACCTTTTGAATGACGGCGGACGTCAGGCCGTCATGGTCTTCGCCCTCACGCTGGTGACGACGTTTGCGATCGGCGCGACGCTCACTGGCGTCGTGTTCATCCTCGCGGAGGACAAGCAATCTTGAAGCTTGCGTGAGGCGCGGGAGATCTTTGTTGGGAACTCCTGCGCCGAACGGCGGTTGGCTGCCTGCGTCAATTTAACCCAGGGAGATCCCCCGCATGAAGACGACCAAGCTCGCTCTCGCCGTGATGCTGGCAACCGGCCTTGCCGCCGCGCCGTTCGCCGCGCAAGCCAAGTCGCACAAGGCCAAACACCGATCCTCGATGTCATCGTCGCAGACCACCGGCGCCAACACCAAGCCCTCCAGAGGCCCCGACGCCTCCGGCCAGGGCGGTTCCGGCCCGGGCTCCGATCAGGGCGGTACGATGACGAACAACAAGGGCGGCATGAGCAACCCGAAGTAGGCTCGTATAAGCTTCGGCCGCGTCTCAAACAAAGCCCCGCGGCAACCCGGGGCTTTTCGTCGAAACGCGAGGGTCACGCAGCGCTGCGCTGGACATGACGGCCTTCCTTCACCTCTTCGATGATCTTGGCGCTGAAGGCGTCGAGGTCGCCGGGGTTGCGCGAGGTGATGACGCCTTGATCGACGACGACCTGTGAATCCTCCCATGTCGCGCCGGCGTTGATGACGTCGGTCTTGATCGACTTGTATGACGTCATCTTGCGGCCCTTCGCGATACCAGTCTCGATCAGGAGCCAGGGCGCATGGCAGACGGCGGCGACGATTTTCTTGGCGTTGAAGATCTCCTTGATGAAGGCCAGCGCCTTCGGCTCGACGCGCAAGAGGTCCGGATTGATCTGTCCACCGGGCAGCACGACTGCGTCGTAATCGTTGCTGGAAACCTGGTCGAGCGTCTTGTCGACGTTCACTGGACGTCCCCAATCCTTCTTGTCCCAGCCTTTGATCTGGCCCGCCGCGAGTGAGATGACGTGAACCGTCGCGCCGGCCTGCTTGAGGCGTTCGCGCGGCACTTCCAGTTCCGACTGCTCGAAACCGTTGGTGGCGAGAATGGCGATCGTCTTGCCCTTGAGATCCATGGAACGCTCCATCGATGTGAGAGGAGCCCGGTCAATCGGTCGTGCCGGCTTCCGTTCCGAGCAGCCTGCGGCATCTCACGGGGATGTGCGGCTTGTCGCATTGTCAGGCGGTCCAACTCATTATCGCGCCCGACGCTAGCGCCACATCGTGGGTGCGCGGACCAGAGCATCTCGCGCAGCCTGTCGCAGATCCTGGATCGAGCGACAATCTGTTTGCGCAGCCTCACGCAGTCGCGTGGCGACACGCTCACGCGTCCCCAGTTCGGTGAGAGGAAGCCCGGCACAAACATCGTCCAGGACGGCCTGTATCAAAGCAGTCATTTCGGCGTCGGGCATCGGCGAGCTCCAGCGTGTCGCGTAGCGCCCTCGCTCTAGCCGCGTCGGATGTCAGGGATGTTAAAGGGGGCCCCGAGCATTGGCTTTCACGAGCTGCTCGAGCTGCGCCCGCTTGCGTGAAATCAGGAGCTGGGCCGCAGCATCGTCGAGGCCCTCACGCTGCAATTGCCGGATCGCCGAGCCCAGTTCGAGAATCTCGGCGCGCAGTCTCAGAATCCGGTACGTAGGCGGGTCTTCCTCCACCCCGCGCCTCCCGGAACTCTCAGCGGCGCGCGATGGCGCGCATGGGATCACCGGCGCGCTTCAGGGAGCGAAGGCGCACGCGGTCGCGGACATCCGGCAGGACATCGCCGCCACCGGCGGCCTTCCATTCGGCGATCAAAAGATTGATCCGGCGACGCAGATCCATCTGCGCCAGGGCCTTTTCTGTGCAGTCGCGATCGCGATTGACGAGGTCGCGCACGGACGCCTCGACGCCGGCCATTTCCAGCCTCAAGGCACTGATTTTACGTCGAATTTTATTAATTCGATTGTCCATGGCTTGTTAGAACAAAATAAGAACATATAGTCAAGCCACGATTTCAGGACGGAGCAGCGAGATGCAGGTTCAGGGTAAATACGACGCCAAGGTTTTTCTGATGGAGCAGATGACGCGCGCCCAGGGGCTGAGGTTGAAGCGGTTGAGCGAGGAGGCTTACCAGCCCGCGCAATACGATCGGGATCTGTCCTTCACCGAAGCCGCGCGCCGCATCCGTGCGCTGGAGGCGGAAATCGAGCTGGCGAATTCGTTCTAGGCTGCGTCGCAGCCGGAACGCCTGCGCACGCGTTTCGGAACCATGCCTGCGTGGAATGGTTTTCCCCCGGCCAAGGGAGAAAATGCATGGCACGCAAGGCAAAGAAACGCCGCTACTCGCGCAGCTCCGGCAGCGATGTCGAAAGCGAGATGCGGCGCTACAAGAAGGGCACCGCGAAAAGCGGACGTG comes from Bradyrhizobium diazoefficiens and encodes:
- a CDS encoding DUF3072 domain-containing protein; translated protein: MQVQGKYDAKVFLMEQMTRAQGLRLKRLSEEAYQPAQYDRDLSFTEAARRIRALEAEIELANSF
- a CDS encoding HAMP domain-containing protein yields the protein MSDLDPGTASRSGRRVPKPKTNGMSEPDSRAELLLALQAMRSGDFSVRMSGDYLGIDGKIADTFNEIIAANQRMAQQLELVGQVVGREGKTRQRVKFGLASGSWADMEGSVNTLIDDLLWPTREVTRAVAAVAQGDLLQTVKLDVDGRPLRGEFLQSATIVNTMIKQLGVFTSEVTRVAREVGTEGKLGGQAQVPEVTGVWKDLTESVNSMANNLTNQVRNIAEVTIAVANGDLSKKITVDVRGEILQLKEAINTMVDQLRSFASEVTRVAREVGTDGKLGGQAIVPGVAGTWKDLTDSVNAMCGNLTAQVRNIANVTTAVARGDLSRKITVDVRGEILELKDTINTMVDQLNSFASEVTRVAREVGTEGKLGGQAQVPGVAGTWKDLTDNVNFMASNLTAQVRNIADVATAIAGGDLSKKITVNVSGEILQLKETLNTMVDQLNAFAGEVTRVAREVGTEGRLGGQANVLGVAGTWKDLTESVNSMASNLTAQVRNIAEVTTAVAGGDLSKKITVDVRGEILELKDTINTMVDQLNAFAGEVTRVAREVGTEGKLGGQAQVRGVAGTWKDLTDSVNSMASNLTGQVRNIAEVATAVAKGDLSKKITVNVSGEILQLKETLNTMVDQLNAFAGEVTRVAREVGTEGKLGGQAQVTGVAGTWKDLTDNVNSMAGNLTAQVRNIAEVATAIAGGDLSRKITVDVRGEILQLKDTLNTMVDQLNRFAGEVTRVAREVGTEGRLGGQANVPGVAGTWKDLTDSVNSMAGNLTAQVRNIAEVTTAVARGDLSRKITVDVKGEILELKNTINTMVDQLNGFAGEVTRVAREVGTEGKLGGQAEVPGVAGTWKDLTDNVNFMASNLTAQVRNIAEVATAIAGGDLSKKITVDVRGEILLLKDTLNTMVEQLRSFAAEVTRVAREVGTEGRLGGQAVVPGVGGTWKDLTDNVNLLAANLTTQVRNIAEVTTAVARGDLSRKITVDVKGEILELKNTINTMVDQLNAFAGEVTRVAREVGTEGKLGGQAQVPGVAGTWKDLTDTVNFMAANLTEQVRGIVKVVTAVANGDLKQNLTVKSKGEVAALADTINNMTETLATFADQVTSVAREVGVEGRLGGQANVPGAAGTWKDLTGNVNLLAANLTSQVRAIAEVATAVTKGDLTRSIQVDARGEVAELKDNINTMITNLRLTTDVNTEQDWLKTNLAKFTNMLQGQRDLATVGRLLLTELSPLVNAHTGVIYQVENEDNPQLLLLASYASDGVYPFQRVLQFGEGLIGQCALDKRPRVVADIPSDVVPINSALFRVAPKNLVVLPVLFEGQVKAVIELASLVSFTTSQMTFLEQLTDSIGIVLNSIEATMQTEGLLKQSQQLAGELQTQQRELQQTNDQLEQKAQQLAERNVEVERKNQEIEQARRALEEKATELALTSKYKSEFLANMSHELRTPLNSILILGQQLTDNPDGNLSAKQVEFARTIHGAGTDLLNLISDILDLSKIESGTVTVDAEEILTANLLETVGRPFRHEAENRNLSFKIDVDPNLARSIVTDSKRLQQVLKNLLSNAFKFTAEGEVRLKVSAAVGGWGTDHPVLNSAPAVIAFEVSDTGIGIPLEKQKLIFEAFQQADAGTSRKYGGTGLGLAISRELASLLGGEIHLRSAPGKGSSFTLYLPLKYSGPTLAPRAPASQAYSQPPALQPSAPEQQRVIEQLPDDRLNLEPGDTILLIVEDDPHYARVLVDLARDKGFKVLVAARGAEALELAKQYQPRAVSLDVFLPDMLGWTVLSQLKHNPLTRHIPVQIITLDEDRQHALARGAFSFVNKPTTTEGVAAALTQIKEYAQPRRKRLLIVEDNEAEQLSIRELLHHDDIEIVATGTGAGALSTLREAPCDCVVLDLRLPDMTGFEVLDQIRKDEALSNIPVVVFTGRELSAEEDAELHTMARSIVVKGVESPERLLDETALFLHRVITELPVEKQRMLEKLNSSDEDLIGKTALLVDDDARNIFALSSVLERRGMKVLTATTGSEAVTLVESNPEIAIVLMDIMMPQMDGYQTIGVIRENPAFARLPIIALTAKAMKGDREKCLEAGASDYLAKPVNTDQLLLAIRMWLHR
- a CDS encoding type 1 glutamine amidotransferase domain-containing protein — translated: MDLKGKTIAILATNGFEQSELEVPRERLKQAGATVHVISLAAGQIKGWDKKDWGRPVNVDKTLDQVSSNDYDAVVLPGGQINPDLLRVEPKALAFIKEIFNAKKIVAAVCHAPWLLIETGIAKGRKMTSYKSIKTDVINAGATWEDSQVVVDQGVITSRNPGDLDAFSAKIIEEVKEGRHVQRSAA
- a CDS encoding HWE histidine kinase domain-containing protein, with the protein product MDQEKVNILLVDDQPAKLLAYEVILKDLGENLVIASSGREALEVLLKTEVAVILVDVCMPELDGFELAAMIREHPRFQKTAMIFISAIQVSDIDRLRGYEMGAVDYVPVPVVPEVLRAKVKVFAELYRKTRELERLNQDLEDRVRARTAELENSTAKLRESEERRSMAIAAGKMGSWDWDWITGDWMWDEGQYRIFGVSPDSFEVNPANVQALLHPDDIDQLRKAVAEFNKGTRAYETEFRIVRPDGDVRWCVGTAAATADNSGRVVRVSGVTVDITERKRAEERQNLLAREVDHRAKNALALAQSIVRLTRADEVKAYVNAVEGRINALARVHTILSLSSWQGAELSRLIDEELAPYSLGGQIKLAGPEVQLVPATAQTLALALHELLTNSAKYGALSTRSGRLAIGWQVEDDLLTLTWEESGGPLVRTPKSRGFGTRSLLASVESQLGGQAQFDWRSEGLLCRLEVPLIRKPAATTVSGKFEAAGTAELQRASG